ATGTAGACCGCCGAATCGAGCGTCGTCAGCACGTAGCCCGCCATGATCAGTACGATCATCACCCCGAGGAGGTTCCCGAAGGGCGTCAGCGTGATCGCGGTCGCGACCGCCGCGGGGATGTCCTCCTCGACGAAGGCCTCGCTCACGGGCCCGATGTACTCCGGCGCGAGCACCCAGCCGCCGATGATTCCGTGTTGCATCCAGGTCAGCAGCGTCGGCGCGGCGACCAGCGCGAGGAACGTCTCACGGATCGTCCGGCCCTTCGAGACGCGGGCGACGAAGCTCCCGACGAACAACCCCCAGGCGGCCCACCAGGCCCACCAGAAGCTCGTCCAGCTCTGGGGCCACTGTGCGCCCTCCGTGGGAGCGGTGTACAGCGCGAGCCGCGGGAGGTTGTTGAGCCAGATCCCCGTCGCGTCCAGCGTGAGGTTGAGGATGAACAGCGTCGGCCCCAGCACGAGCAGCAGGCCCGAGGTGAGCAGCATGAGCACGAAGGTGAACCGCGCGGCGTTGCGGATCCCCGCGTGGAGCCCGAGCCAGACGTCCGCGAGGAAGACCAGCCCAATGAGCGCGAACAGCCCGTAGGTGATGAGGTTCGTCTCGGCGCCGAAGACGTCGCTCAGGATCGTCGCGAGCTGCTGGGCGGTGAAGCCGAGCGTGGTCGCGAGCCCGCCGACGATGGCGATCAGCGCGGCCAGGTCGACGAGCCAGAACAGCCAGCCGTACCGTTCCCGGTCGAGGAGGACCGACATGATCGAGCTGATGCGGTAGTCGTCCCCGTCCGTGTAGGCCATCAGCCCGAAGCCGATCGCGAAGGGGAGATACCACATCGCCATCCCCGGGAACGACTCGTGGAGGAACATGAACGCGAGCGCGAGCGACTCGATCGACGCGCCCGGCACCGGCGAGGACGGCGGCGGCTCGGTGACGATCGAGATGGGCTCGCCGACCCCCCAGACGATGATCGAGCTCCCGAACCCGACGGTGAACACCATCGCGATCCAGGAGAACGTGTCGAACTCCGGTTCGACGTCCTCGCCGCCGATCCGGATCCGGCCGTATCTGGAGAACGCCATGAAGAACGTGAAAACCACCAGCACGGCGCCCAGGAGCATGAACCACCAGCCGAAGTTGAACAGCACCCAGTCGAAGGCGGTGTTGAGCGTGGTCTCAAGGAGTGAGGGGTAGAGAAGCCCCACGACGATGAGCGCCGCGAGCGCGGTGATCGTCCCGAAGAAAAAGCCCTTCGTCTCCCGGTCGGTCCCCTCGAGCCCGAACGGCTCCCATCGATCCATCTCAGGCGTCCCCGATGCCTACCCGCGTTCGATCGCTCCCCCCGCCCCAGAACCGGCGGCAGGTCCTCGCCCACTGTCTGATCGTAGCGTCCGCTCGTCGTGCGTTGAATCCCATATGAACCACTGTACTCCCAAATTCCGGTTCGGCCGTTTGAACGTGTCGGTCCCGGCCGATAGGCATTCGACGAGCGCCGGACGTCGAACGTCCGGATCCGTTATTGACCGGGATCCCGCCGGCCGCTACGTCCAGAACTCCGGCACCGTCGCGTCGATCTGGTGGGCTCCCTGGTTGCTGTCGGAGACCAGCGTTCGCCGGTCGCCGTCCATCGAGAGCGGCCCCATGACGTTCGTGAGCAGGATCTCCCTCGTCTGCGTTCGGTGGAGCTCGTACCACTCGTCGCCGTCGACGCTCGCCAGGAGAACCGAGTCCTCGGCGGTGTCGTGCATCGTGGAGTAGCCGAAGGGCATCAGACAGAGCTCCCGGCCGTCGTCCTCGCGGACGTGCCACCGACGGCGTGCGTACAGCTCCATCACGTCGTCGTCGGGGTCGGTATCGATCTGGACGTGGACGCGAACGAAGTCGTCCGCCCCCTCGGGTTCGTCGTCCGGGCCGTCGCGCTCCCAGCGCATGATCCCTTCGGGGACGCCGTCGGTACCGAGGACGACGCAGTCCTCGAAGGCGGCGACCTGCGTGACCATCGTGATGGCGCCCCGGTCGTCGATCTCGCTCCAGGAGTCGCCCAGATCGTCGCTCCAGTAGAGCTGGGAGTTGCCGTGATCGCCCACCGCGACCCAGATCCGCTCGGCATGCGGATCGTACTCAACGTCGTGGATGTGGTGGTTCGCCGCGTCAGTGGTGACCAGTTCGGGTTCGAGGATCAGGTCGAAGGACTCGCCGCCGTCGGTCGAGAGGATCACCTCGTTCGCGTGTCTGTTCGCCTCGTAATCCGACATCCCGTAGCACGAGATGACGACGACGTCCTCGTGGACGGCGTGGCCGAACTCGTTCGACATGCGTCCGTAGTCGAACTGATAGAGCGTCTCGGAGCCCTCGAGATCCTCGTCGAGGAGGTGGACCGTCCCGCCGGTCTCACCCCGCCCGCCGGTCGACGCGATGATCCGCCCGCTGTCCGGGACGACCACCATCTGGACGTACTCCTCGGTCGTCCCCTCCTCCTCGAAGGAGTACAGCGTCTCGGTCGTCTCCCACCAGTCGTCGCTGACCACCACGCGGGGACCGCTGCGCCCGTAGACGCGCCCGTCCTTGTCGATCCAGACGGGCCGTCCCACCGAGCGCTCGTCGTGGACGTCCAGATCGTAATGGGTGTACGGGCGGCCGTCGCCGCCTTCCGGCTCCGGCCCCTCCTCGGGAACTTCGCTCGCCGACTCCTCGGCGGCGGGCTCGTCGTCCCCGGTGTCCGTCCTCTCTTCGGCCTCGTCGTCGGCCGTACAGCCCGCGAGCGCGA
The sequence above is a segment of the Halalkalicoccus tibetensis genome. Coding sequences within it:
- a CDS encoding BCCT family transporter, yielding MDRWEPFGLEGTDRETKGFFFGTITALAALIVVGLLYPSLLETTLNTAFDWVLFNFGWWFMLLGAVLVVFTFFMAFSRYGRIRIGGEDVEPEFDTFSWIAMVFTVGFGSSIIVWGVGEPISIVTEPPPSSPVPGASIESLALAFMFLHESFPGMAMWYLPFAIGFGLMAYTDGDDYRISSIMSVLLDRERYGWLFWLVDLAALIAIVGGLATTLGFTAQQLATILSDVFGAETNLITYGLFALIGLVFLADVWLGLHAGIRNAARFTFVLMLLTSGLLLVLGPTLFILNLTLDATGIWLNNLPRLALYTAPTEGAQWPQSWTSFWWAWWAAWGLFVGSFVARVSKGRTIRETFLALVAAPTLLTWMQHGIIGGWVLAPEYIGPVSEAFVEEDIPAAVATAITLTPFGNLLGVMIVLIMAGYVLTTLDSAVYMLSAITLGEEDPNARNRAWWGALLTVLGIMTLNLPAFSAMEAFSPVMALPFTLFFVVLIYTSYVTARRHYREEYREPGERPFLAISRPSKDDEEGG
- a CDS encoding glycosyl hydrolase, whose protein sequence is MDRRKFIGLAAATAGTGVALAGCTADDEAEERTDTGDDEPAAEESASEVPEEGPEPEGGDGRPYTHYDLDVHDERSVGRPVWIDKDGRVYGRSGPRVVVSDDWWETTETLYSFEEEGTTEEYVQMVVVPDSGRIIASTGGRGETGGTVHLLDEDLEGSETLYQFDYGRMSNEFGHAVHEDVVVISCYGMSDYEANRHANEVILSTDGGESFDLILEPELVTTDAANHHIHDVEYDPHAERIWVAVGDHGNSQLYWSDDLGDSWSEIDDRGAITMVTQVAAFEDCVVLGTDGVPEGIMRWERDGPDDEPEGADDFVRVHVQIDTDPDDDVMELYARRRWHVREDDGRELCLMPFGYSTMHDTAEDSVLLASVDGDEWYELHRTQTREILLTNVMGPLSMDGDRRTLVSDSNQGAHQIDATVPEFWT